The following proteins are encoded in a genomic region of Chloracidobacterium sp.:
- a CDS encoding ROK family protein: MQEAVLALDLGGTNTRVAKIDRAGNIIKRQEASTPSGGSADDVLGLIAKLASDCGTDGVLAMGAAVPATFRRDGSVGKLPNLPMLDGINISTDLSGRLGIPVKVFNDATAATEGEHWLGASAGASNVIGITLGTGVGGGLIFNGKVFFGPDGTAGEIGHMCVEPDGRPCPCGSHGCIEQYASGTAIVRSAKERCLDVDSPYAVYELAENGNEIAADVFTEMGRYLGITLGSLVNALNPEVITIGGGVAAAWDRFIDALQSEVRLRAFNEPIERVNIIRAKLGDDAGLLGSASIVFGRDGA, encoded by the coding sequence ATGCAGGAAGCCGTTTTAGCCCTCGATCTCGGCGGGACGAATACACGGGTCGCCAAGATCGACCGCGCGGGGAACATCATTAAAAGGCAAGAAGCATCGACCCCGTCAGGCGGAAGTGCCGACGATGTGCTTGGACTGATCGCAAAGCTGGCTTCTGATTGCGGCACGGACGGTGTTTTGGCGATGGGTGCAGCAGTTCCGGCGACGTTCCGCAGGGATGGCTCGGTCGGTAAGTTACCGAATCTGCCGATGCTTGACGGCATCAACATCTCGACAGACCTCTCGGGAAGGCTCGGCATTCCGGTCAAAGTGTTCAACGACGCGACCGCGGCAACGGAAGGCGAGCATTGGTTAGGGGCGTCTGCGGGAGCGTCGAATGTCATCGGCATTACGCTCGGAACCGGTGTCGGCGGCGGGCTGATCTTTAACGGTAAGGTTTTCTTCGGCCCAGACGGGACCGCAGGTGAGATCGGCCATATGTGCGTTGAGCCTGACGGAAGGCCTTGCCCGTGCGGCAGCCATGGGTGTATCGAGCAATATGCATCGGGAACGGCGATCGTTCGTTCGGCGAAAGAGCGTTGTCTCGATGTTGATTCGCCCTATGCAGTTTACGAACTCGCCGAAAACGGCAACGAGATCGCGGCCGACGTTTTTACGGAAATGGGACGATATTTAGGTATTACTCTGGGTTCGCTGGTTAACGCGCTAAATCCTGAGGTGATCACGATCGGCGGCGGCGTTGCGGCGGCATGGGATCGGTTCATTGATGCATTGCAGAGCGAAGTGCGGCTGCGGGCATTTAACGAACCTATAGAACGTGTTAATATCATTCGCGCAAAGCTCGGCGACGATGCGGGTCTGCTTGGCTCCGCAAGTATCGTCTTCGGCCGGGACGGCGCGTAA
- a CDS encoding substrate-binding domain-containing protein: protein MRIASFVLIAAAIFTAACSGNAVNSANSSGGNPSAPSGSKKLKIGFAMATVKEERWQRDRDAFDAACKRQNVECIITVADNSPDRQANDVDNLLTQNVDALVIAPQDAVQAASMVEKAKAQGVPVISYDRLINSDKIDLYISHQVPVIGRKIAEYALQKVPKGNYVMVYGASTDNNAHIMKKEELAVLQPAIDRGDIKIVAEQFIPDWKKELALNFAENALTQNNDNIQAFVVSNDGMAGGVISALGKKNITGVVVTGQDAQIDALQSIAEGKQTMTVYKPIIPLANAAVDAAIKLANKQPLDTKPFMNDAINKEVPSILLEVITVDKNNLMDTVIKDGYAKYDDVYQNVPEADRPKRP, encoded by the coding sequence ATGAGGATCGCATCATTCGTTTTGATCGCAGCGGCCATCTTTACCGCCGCATGTTCCGGGAATGCGGTAAATTCCGCTAACAGCAGTGGCGGAAATCCGTCCGCCCCATCGGGTTCGAAGAAATTGAAGATCGGTTTTGCAATGGCTACGGTCAAGGAGGAACGCTGGCAGCGCGACCGCGACGCTTTTGATGCCGCATGTAAGCGGCAGAATGTTGAATGCATAATAACCGTTGCCGATAACAGCCCCGACAGACAAGCGAATGACGTCGATAATTTGTTGACACAGAATGTTGACGCACTTGTTATTGCACCACAGGATGCAGTTCAGGCCGCGTCAATGGTCGAAAAGGCGAAAGCTCAGGGCGTTCCCGTTATAAGTTACGATCGGCTTATTAACTCGGATAAGATAGACCTTTATATCTCTCATCAGGTGCCTGTCATTGGCCGAAAGATCGCAGAATATGCGTTGCAAAAAGTGCCCAAGGGTAATTATGTAATGGTGTATGGCGCATCAACCGACAATAATGCTCACATAATGAAGAAAGAGGAACTCGCGGTCTTGCAGCCTGCCATCGACCGCGGCGATATCAAGATCGTAGCTGAGCAGTTCATCCCCGATTGGAAAAAGGAGCTTGCGTTGAATTTTGCCGAGAACGCGCTTACGCAGAACAACGACAATATTCAGGCGTTCGTCGTGTCGAATGACGGCATGGCCGGCGGTGTGATTAGTGCCCTTGGTAAGAAGAATATCACGGGCGTCGTAGTGACCGGCCAGGATGCTCAGATCGACGCTTTGCAATCCATCGCGGAAGGGAAGCAGACGATGACGGTCTATAAGCCGATAATCCCGCTTGCTAATGCCGCCGTGGACGCTGCGATAAAACTCGCGAACAAGCAGCCGCTTGATACAAAGCCTTTTATGAACGATGCGATAAATAAAGAGGTTCCTTCGATCCTTCTGGAGGTTATAACCGTTGATAAGAATAATCTTATGGACACGGTAATAAAGGACGGATACGCCAAGTACGATGATGTTTACCAGAACGTTCCGGAGGCTGACAGGCCGAAGCGGCCATAG
- a CDS encoding UDP-glucose/GDP-mannose dehydrogenase family protein: protein MRIAVIGTGYVGLVSGACFAEFGVDVTCVDVVADKIEKLKQGIIPIYEPGLDQLVEKNVADGRLHFTTDIKAAVESARVVFLAVGTPPLPDGSPDMSFYQQAAKDVAEAMNGYKVLVTKSTVPVGTGKWLRDFVKEHLTTDTDFGVASNPEFLREGAAIDDFMRPDRVVIGSNEGRAIEIMKDLYRPLYLIETPIVITSLEAAELIKYAANAFLATKITFINEIANLCDAIGCDVHDVARGMGMDNRIGRKFLHPGPGYGGSCFPKDTRALTTVADKYGVETRIVDAVIEANDRQRDAMIPKIEKLVGDLTGKRIGVLGLSFKPETDDMRESPAIDIIAGLIKRGATVKAFDPVAMKESREYLPAIEYATDEYDAINGADIMVIMTEWNQFRALDLERVKSLLNEPKVVDLRNVYEPAEMREAGFEYVGVGR, encoded by the coding sequence ATGCGAATTGCGGTTATTGGCACCGGATATGTAGGGTTGGTCTCAGGCGCGTGTTTTGCTGAGTTCGGCGTTGACGTTACTTGTGTTGATGTTGTTGCGGACAAGATCGAAAAGCTCAAGCAGGGCATCATTCCGATCTATGAGCCGGGACTCGACCAGTTGGTCGAAAAGAATGTCGCGGACGGTCGGCTTCACTTCACCACGGATATTAAGGCAGCTGTTGAATCTGCTCGAGTTGTCTTTCTCGCGGTCGGCACCCCGCCGTTGCCGGACGGTTCGCCGGACATGAGCTTTTATCAGCAGGCGGCAAAAGATGTTGCCGAGGCGATGAACGGCTACAAGGTTCTCGTTACAAAATCGACCGTGCCCGTAGGGACCGGCAAGTGGCTGCGTGACTTCGTAAAGGAGCATCTCACTACCGACACAGACTTCGGTGTTGCTTCAAATCCGGAATTTCTGCGCGAAGGGGCTGCTATCGACGACTTTATGCGCCCGGACCGCGTCGTTATCGGCAGTAATGAAGGGCGAGCGATCGAGATCATGAAAGACCTTTATCGCCCGCTCTACCTGATCGAAACGCCGATCGTGATCACCTCGCTCGAAGCGGCCGAGCTTATCAAATACGCTGCAAATGCGTTTCTCGCCACTAAGATCACATTCATCAACGAGATAGCGAACTTGTGCGATGCGATCGGCTGTGACGTCCATGACGTAGCACGCGGAATGGGAATGGATAATCGGATCGGACGCAAGTTCCTGCATCCCGGGCCGGGCTATGGCGGTTCGTGCTTCCCCAAGGACACAAGAGCGTTAACGACCGTAGCCGATAAGTACGGTGTTGAGACACGCATCGTTGATGCGGTCATCGAAGCGAACGACCGTCAGCGCGACGCGATGATCCCGAAGATCGAAAAGCTCGTTGGCGATCTGACCGGCAAACGCATAGGCGTGCTCGGCCTTTCATTCAAGCCTGAGACCGATGATATGAGAGAATCGCCGGCGATCGATATCATTGCGGGGCTGATAAAGAGAGGAGCGACGGTCAAGGCTTTTGACCCCGTAGCTATGAAGGAATCTAGGGAATACCTTCCGGCGATCGAATACGCAACTGATGAATATGACGCAATTAACGGCGCAGACATTATGGTCATTATGACCGAATGGAATCAGTTCCGTGCCCTCGATCTTGAACGCGTCAAGTCTCTTCTGAACGAGCCGAAGGTAGTTGATCTAAGAAATGTCTATGAGCCGGCTGAGATGCGCGAGGCAGGCTTTGAATACGTCGGCGTTGGCAGGTAA
- a CDS encoding SDR family oxidoreductase has protein sequence MAITSKVLVTGGAGFIGSNLADELIAQGARVVILDNFSTGYIENIEAIAGDFDLIEGDITDDDAVKQALEGTEIVFHEAALPSVPRSVNDPLETHRACVDGTFNLLRHAKDSGVKRFIYAASSSAYGDQPTLPKAESMRADPLSPYAAAKLTGELYCRAFYNSYGFETIALRYFNVFGPRQDPSSAYSGVISRFIDDLLKGGTPTIYGDGEQSRDFTYVANVVDANIRAATATSGIGLTMNVANGVRISLNQLLDVLKQITDRPDVEAVYEPARRGDVKHSQADNSLAVEHLGYREIVGLEDGLRKTIDWWKNSRFAE, from the coding sequence ATGGCAATCACTTCAAAAGTACTGGTGACAGGCGGCGCCGGTTTTATCGGTTCAAATCTTGCGGATGAGCTTATCGCTCAGGGGGCCCGCGTTGTCATTCTCGATAATTTTTCGACCGGTTATATCGAGAATATCGAAGCCATTGCAGGCGACTTCGATCTTATCGAGGGCGATATTACTGATGATGATGCTGTTAAACAAGCACTGGAGGGCACGGAGATAGTGTTTCACGAAGCGGCCCTGCCAAGCGTTCCGCGTTCGGTCAACGATCCGTTGGAGACGCATCGAGCGTGCGTTGACGGCACGTTCAATCTGCTCCGGCACGCAAAGGACTCGGGTGTGAAGCGTTTCATTTACGCTGCGTCAAGCTCTGCGTACGGCGACCAGCCGACCCTTCCGAAGGCGGAGTCGATGCGCGCCGATCCTCTATCACCATACGCTGCGGCAAAACTCACCGGCGAGCTTTATTGCCGGGCTTTCTACAATTCCTACGGATTCGAAACGATCGCTCTGCGGTATTTTAACGTGTTTGGGCCGCGTCAAGACCCGTCATCCGCCTATTCGGGTGTTATCTCACGCTTTATTGATGACCTGCTTAAGGGCGGCACACCAACCATTTACGGTGATGGTGAGCAGTCGCGTGATTTCACCTACGTTGCGAACGTCGTGGATGCTAATATTCGAGCAGCGACCGCAACATCGGGTATCGGATTAACAATGAATGTTGCGAACGGCGTACGGATCTCATTGAATCAGCTTCTGGACGTCCTCAAGCAAATAACGGATCGGCCTGATGTAGAGGCTGTCTATGAGCCTGCACGCCGCGGCGATGTGAAGCATTCGCAGGCGGACAACTCACTCGCCGTCGAACACCTCGGGTATCGCGAGATTGTAGGCCTTGAGGACGGGCTGCGAAAGACCATCGATTGGTGGAAGAACAGCCGTTTCGCCGAATAG
- a CDS encoding carboxypeptidase regulatory-like domain-containing protein, with the protein MRNVTMNSIYTFIFTALLVLALSSAVFAQATGSVSGQVMDTLNAVIPGATVTVVDSTGKQKQSITNDRGEFTVSGLAPGTYTVKAIAPKFGLYENSDVEVTAGQKTELIIPLTVAAIDESVDVSGSNTVSDDANSNANATVLKGQDLDALPDDPDELAAALQALAGTAAGPDGGQISIDGFSNGTMPPKEAIREIRINQNPFSAEYDRIGFGRIEILTRPGYDKFRGSANFNFNDESLNSRNPFALNRAPSQMRNYGGFFSGPIKAKRSSFFVDVSENERDENSVVSAIVLDSAANIVSFNKDVTVPTRRFSISPRIDFAINDSNSVTVRYNFNRSSSKNQGIGGFTLPSRASRSSGISHGLQFTESAIINPRTVNETRFSFDYNKSDQFGDDTMPTVSVANAFVGGGAQVGNSFTKTKRWELNNATTTSFGKDGQHAVKFGIRLRGVSIDSRSESNYTGTFVFSGFLDDNGTPADPTDDFFVSSINQYRQKVLGNPDPRYNPNQFTLTTGNPLASVSQFDYSPYITDDWKARPDLTLSFGLRYENQSNISDNLNFAPRFGFAWAPGAGGAKAPKTVFRGGFGVFYTRFSEGNTLRAIRQDGVSQLQYIVTSNPAILGQAIFHPDGTVTNVPTSAQLGAVTPLASTPFRIEGDIRTPYSLQSALSVERQINAKTVLSATFTQTNTYRGLLTRNTNAPVCPDLSVCPTGLTTAQIQALRPDPTLGNIYEMESSAKTNAQFVNINLRSTIRSKYTISGGYTLSWAKGYVDSMSSPRFSAGTVGYPMYSYDMSSEYGPSAFNSRHSLFLVGSAQLPWGIRANTMVIASTGRPFNITSGVDSNYDSLFFDRPTYSALHDRCQQLGLTASWCDISDISSPDTTIIPRNYGRGPGSFTMNLNLSKTFGFGGSSDGGAGSGGGMGGGMGGPGGRMGGGRGGMFGGGDTRSRYNLTIGVNIQNLLNTVNLGTPVGALTSPSFGRSRSTGGGFGFFGGGGGSANRRIDLSVRFNW; encoded by the coding sequence ATGAGGAACGTGACCATGAATTCGATCTATACATTTATTTTTACTGCATTACTTGTGCTGGCGTTAAGCTCAGCAGTATTTGCTCAAGCGACGGGGAGCGTCAGCGGCCAGGTGATGGATACGCTTAACGCTGTAATTCCCGGTGCGACCGTTACCGTTGTTGACAGTACGGGCAAACAGAAACAATCGATCACGAATGATCGGGGCGAGTTTACGGTCAGCGGCCTTGCACCCGGAACTTATACCGTCAAGGCGATCGCTCCGAAGTTCGGCCTATACGAGAACTCAGACGTCGAGGTCACGGCAGGACAAAAGACCGAGCTGATAATTCCTCTTACGGTCGCGGCGATCGATGAGTCGGTGGATGTTTCGGGCAGCAACACGGTGTCCGATGATGCCAACAGCAACGCAAATGCCACGGTACTGAAGGGCCAGGATCTGGATGCACTTCCAGATGACCCCGATGAACTCGCTGCCGCATTGCAGGCACTGGCCGGTACGGCGGCCGGGCCTGACGGCGGACAGATCAGTATTGACGGTTTTAGTAACGGCACGATGCCGCCAAAAGAAGCGATCCGCGAGATCAGGATCAATCAGAATCCGTTCTCAGCGGAATACGACCGGATCGGCTTTGGCCGTATCGAGATATTGACCAGGCCCGGTTATGACAAGTTCCGCGGATCGGCGAATTTCAACTTTAATGATGAAAGTCTGAATTCGCGAAATCCATTCGCACTGAATAGGGCTCCGAGTCAAATGCGTAACTACGGCGGCTTCTTCAGCGGGCCGATCAAGGCCAAGAGATCATCATTCTTCGTGGACGTAAGCGAGAATGAACGCGATGAGAACTCCGTCGTATCGGCGATCGTGCTCGACAGTGCCGCTAATATCGTCTCATTCAATAAGGATGTTACGGTGCCGACACGGCGTTTCAGTATCAGTCCCAGGATCGATTTTGCAATAAATGACAGTAACAGTGTTACGGTCCGATACAACTTCAATCGTTCCAGCTCAAAGAATCAAGGGATCGGAGGCTTTACACTTCCCAGCCGCGCATCGCGTTCGAGCGGAATTTCGCATGGGTTGCAGTTCACTGAATCGGCCATCATTAATCCGAGAACGGTAAATGAAACACGATTTTCTTTTGATTACAACAAGAGCGATCAGTTCGGTGATGACACAATGCCGACGGTAAGCGTTGCCAACGCCTTTGTCGGCGGCGGAGCTCAGGTCGGCAACAGTTTTACAAAGACAAAGCGTTGGGAATTGAACAATGCGACAACGACCTCGTTCGGAAAGGACGGACAGCACGCTGTCAAATTCGGCATTCGGCTTCGAGGGGTTTCGATCGACAGCCGTTCGGAGTCGAATTATACGGGAACATTCGTATTCTCAGGCTTCCTTGATGATAACGGAACACCGGCCGACCCGACCGATGATTTTTTTGTAAGCTCGATCAATCAGTATCGGCAGAAGGTTTTGGGTAATCCCGATCCGCGGTACAATCCTAACCAGTTCACACTGACCACCGGAAATCCGTTGGCGTCGGTCAGCCAGTTCGATTACAGTCCGTACATCACAGATGACTGGAAAGCGCGCCCGGATCTTACCCTTAGCTTCGGACTAAGGTACGAGAATCAAAGCAATATCTCGGATAACCTCAATTTTGCACCCCGCTTCGGTTTTGCGTGGGCACCGGGAGCAGGTGGTGCCAAGGCTCCAAAAACGGTATTCCGCGGCGGTTTCGGTGTCTTCTATACGCGATTTTCTGAGGGCAACACCCTTCGAGCGATCCGCCAAGACGGAGTTTCGCAGCTTCAATACATCGTTACATCGAATCCGGCAATACTCGGCCAGGCGATCTTTCACCCGGACGGAACAGTAACGAATGTGCCGACCTCTGCACAGCTTGGAGCCGTAACACCGCTTGCGAGCACGCCGTTCCGCATCGAGGGCGATATAAGAACGCCTTATTCGCTGCAATCCGCGTTAAGTGTTGAGCGGCAGATAAACGCGAAGACCGTTCTGAGTGCGACATTTACACAAACGAACACGTATCGCGGCTTGCTAACGCGTAATACTAACGCACCTGTCTGCCCTGATCTTTCAGTTTGTCCTACGGGATTGACGACCGCGCAGATACAGGCACTGAGACCTGACCCGACGCTAGGCAACATATACGAGATGGAGTCGAGTGCAAAAACGAATGCACAATTCGTTAATATTAACCTTCGCTCAACCATCCGCTCAAAATATACGATCAGCGGCGGTTATACACTCTCGTGGGCGAAGGGCTACGTGGACAGCATGAGCAGCCCGCGATTCTCGGCCGGTACGGTCGGATATCCGATGTACAGCTATGATATGTCGAGCGAGTACGGGCCATCGGCGTTCAATTCAAGACACTCGCTGTTCCTGGTCGGTTCGGCACAGCTTCCGTGGGGAATAAGGGCAAACACAATGGTCATTGCATCGACGGGGCGTCCTTTCAATATTACCTCGGGTGTTGACTCGAATTACGACTCGCTGTTCTTTGATCGGCCGACATATTCGGCATTGCACGATCGATGTCAGCAGCTTGGCCTGACCGCGTCATGGTGTGATATTTCGGACATTTCGTCACCTGATACCACGATCATCCCGCGTAACTACGGTCGCGGGCCGGGCTCATTCACGATGAACCTCAACCTTTCGAAGACGTTCGGATTCGGCGGCAGCAGTGATGGCGGTGCCGGGTCCGGTGGCGGTATGGGAGGCGGAATGGGCGGACCCGGCGGCAGAATGGGCGGCGGCCGCGGCGGAATGTTCGGCGGAGGCGATACGCGCAGCCGATATAACCTGACCATAGGTGTCAACATTCAGAATCTTCTGAATACTGTCAACCTCGGCACGCCCGTCGGGGCGCTTACGTCACCTTCATTCGGCCGGTCACGTTCGACAGGCGGCGGCTTCGGCTTTTTCGGCGGAGGCGGAGGTTCTGCGAACCGACGCATAGATCTGTCGGTGAGGTTCAACTGGTAG
- a CDS encoding zf-HC2 domain-containing protein codes for MIDAKEKELAACPRFEIAAYVDGELDAECEAFLEEHIAGCRSCAAELNIQKSLLRAIGLELASSDPELPADFAKQIIIKAESSVEGLRHPGERFNTIFIVAAFGLFILFAAGAEMGGVVPLLEKAMTVAGVAGHFFVSFFIGVSVVLRNAAYPLRSDAAVLIVPVLMSLLSVALVSRVVGRYRRLDR; via the coding sequence ATGATCGACGCCAAAGAAAAGGAATTGGCCGCGTGTCCGCGTTTTGAGATCGCCGCGTACGTTGACGGTGAACTCGATGCGGAGTGTGAGGCCTTTTTGGAAGAGCATATCGCCGGTTGTCGGTCGTGCGCAGCCGAGCTGAATATTCAAAAGTCCCTTCTGCGTGCCATCGGCCTCGAATTGGCATCTTCTGATCCTGAGCTTCCGGCGGATTTTGCAAAGCAGATCATCATAAAGGCCGAAAGCAGCGTTGAAGGGCTGCGCCATCCCGGGGAAAGGTTCAATACCATATTTATCGTTGCCGCCTTTGGTTTGTTTATCCTCTTTGCGGCCGGCGCCGAGATGGGAGGCGTCGTTCCGCTCCTTGAAAAGGCGATGACCGTTGCGGGCGTTGCGGGCCATTTCTTTGTTTCATTCTTTATCGGCGTCTCCGTGGTACTTCGCAATGCGGCGTATCCCTTGCGTTCTGATGCAGCGGTGCTGATCGTGCCGGTGCTGATGTCGCTCCTTTCAGTGGCCCTCGTTTCCCGAGTAGTCGGCCGCTATCGCCGGCTTGATCGCTGA
- a CDS encoding sigma-70 family RNA polymerase sigma factor, which produces MTARAISIEVVAATADADLIVGSMAGRGDCFEELVRRYQRPITGYIFRMVGNYEASLDVAQEVFIKVYNSLDKYSDSFKFSTWLYRIAHNAAIDHIRRNSLVTQSLDVENSDGTYQLQIESSQPTPEQDHERNEWRSEIEAVVEELPPAYRDLIVLRHSRDLSYDEIAEVTSLPLGTVKNRLFRAREMMRGLLIERGFTGI; this is translated from the coding sequence ATGACCGCACGGGCAATTTCTATCGAAGTGGTGGCCGCAACGGCTGATGCCGATCTGATCGTAGGGTCAATGGCAGGTCGGGGCGACTGCTTTGAGGAGTTGGTCCGCCGCTATCAACGCCCGATCACGGGGTATATTTTCAGAATGGTCGGCAATTATGAAGCCTCGCTTGATGTGGCTCAAGAGGTCTTTATAAAGGTCTATAATTCGCTCGATAAGTACAGTGATTCTTTCAAGTTCTCTACATGGCTTTATCGAATAGCTCATAATGCAGCTATCGATCACATAAGGCGTAACTCCTTGGTAACACAGAGCCTTGACGTTGAGAATTCGGACGGCACATACCAACTTCAGATCGAATCGTCGCAGCCGACGCCGGAGCAGGACCATGAACGCAACGAATGGCGTTCAGAGATCGAGGCTGTTGTAGAAGAACTGCCGCCTGCTTATCGCGATCTGATAGTTCTTCGCCATTCGCGCGACCTCAGCTATGACGAGATCGCTGAAGTTACCTCGCTGCCGCTCGGAACGGTAAAGAACAGGCTTTTCCGTGCACGAGAGATGATGCGCGGTCTGCTGATCGAAAGGGGCTTCACAGGCATTTAG
- a CDS encoding type II secretion system protein: protein MVKRRNCRGFSLLELMIAMFILIILLSVAVPTYQRSIQHAKETVLKENLWQMRRAIDQYTADKGKLPQSIDDLVKANYLREKPIDPILEKDEWEEVQGEDTADPDGRTGLKDVHSLADGVDSEGLEYKKY from the coding sequence GTGGTAAAGCGCAGAAACTGTCGGGGATTTTCGCTGCTTGAGCTGATGATCGCGATGTTCATCCTGATCATTCTGCTCTCAGTAGCGGTGCCGACATATCAGCGAAGCATCCAACACGCAAAAGAAACGGTGCTGAAGGAGAATCTTTGGCAAATGCGGCGTGCCATAGATCAATACACGGCCGACAAAGGCAAACTGCCGCAGTCGATCGACGATCTGGTCAAGGCGAATTATCTTCGTGAAAAGCCCATCGATCCGATACTTGAAAAGGATGAATGGGAAGAAGTGCAGGGAGAGGACACGGCCGACCCGGACGGAAGAACAGGCCTGAAAGATGTTCACAGCCTTGCCGACGGCGTTGATTCCGAGGGTCTCGAATACAAGAAGTACTGA
- a CDS encoding type II secretion system protein, translated as MFRFTKVQDGYTLLELMATLTVLAVLVMGSIPIAQNAVKRQRESRLREVLRDVRNAVDEFKRDSVGACPQGAVTSGNPAMPGGNIPSDPRSRVVIDDCKIFETDNLDRYPPSLDTLVNGVKVKARSITMRGGSGITDGSPQATELNSNKEMVKKYLREMPIDPMTGKSDWKIRSSYQGKDADSWDEINLFDIRSSSDEEGLNGEKYSTW; from the coding sequence ATGTTTCGCTTCACAAAGGTACAGGACGGCTATACGCTGCTCGAATTGATGGCGACGCTGACCGTCCTTGCTGTGCTCGTTATGGGGTCGATACCGATCGCACAGAATGCCGTAAAGCGGCAGCGTGAGAGCCGCTTGCGCGAGGTTCTGCGTGATGTACGCAATGCGGTCGACGAGTTCAAACGCGACAGCGTCGGGGCGTGTCCGCAAGGTGCGGTAACAAGCGGAAATCCTGCAATGCCGGGCGGCAATATACCTTCTGATCCGCGTTCGCGCGTGGTAATAGATGACTGCAAGATATTCGAAACGGATAATCTCGACCGGTATCCGCCGTCGCTCGACACGCTCGTGAACGGTGTCAAAGTAAAGGCCCGCAGCATCACGATGCGCGGCGGCAGCGGCATTACGGACGGTTCGCCGCAGGCGACCGAGTTGAACAGCAATAAGGAGATGGTCAAGAAGTATCTGCGCGAGATGCCGATCGACCCGATGACCGGGAAATCCGATTGGAAGATCCGATCATCGTATCAAGGCAAGGATGCGGACAGCTGGGATGAGATCAATCTCTTTGATATTCGGTCAAGTTCGGATGAGGAAGGTCTGAACGGGGAGAAGTACAGTACGTGGTAA